The Candidatus Thermoplasmatota archaeon region CGGTCGCGAGGCGCGCGGCGGCGAAGAGGTCGGCCTGGTGGACGTGGCGGTCGTGGAGCGTCGCGGCCGCTTCCGCGAGGGCGCGGCCGCGCGGCGTCGCCTCGGCCGCGGGGCCGGCGTCGAGGGTGCGCGCGAGGAGCGCGAGCACGGGTCCGGGCGTGTCGCGCGTCGCGGCGCGCGCGAGCCACGCGGCCTGCGTCATCGCTTCCACGAGCGGCGCGAGGGTCTGCTGCTCGGCCGCGGGCATGAGGCGTCCCTGCGCGGCGAGGGCCGCGTGGTCGGCGGCGGTCGCCGGGCGGCCGCTTGCGGCCCACAGGGCCGCGACGGACGAGGCCCAGAGGGCGTCGTCGCGCGCGCCGTCGAGCGCGAGGTCGCCCGCGCGGCGGCGCGCGTGCGCGAGAAGCGCTGCGTGGAGGCGCGCGAGGGCTTCGGGGTCCGCGTTCGAGCGCGGGATGTCGGCGGGCGCGACGGCGGGGCCGAGCGGCGCGAGCATGACCGCGAGCCACGCGTCGAGGTCCGGGTCGTCGAAGGCGCTCGCGCCCGCGACGCCCGCAAGGGGCCTCGCCGCGGCGGCGCGGGCCATCCCGCGGCGCAGATCCTCCGCGAGGGCGAGGTGCGCGAGGACGTCGTCGGCCGGTAGGTCGGCGAAGCGCGGGGGCGCCCGATCGGTCGCGTCGACGTGCGCGCCCGCCGTCGCCGGGGCCGCGGCGGCGCGCAGGGTGTCGTCCCGGGCGGCGGTCGTCGCGGTCGCGGGCAATGCAAGGAGCGCGGCGACGAGGAGAACGACGGGGATCGATCGCGGAACGTGCGTGGCCTCGCCTCCTCGACGGTTCAGGCGCGTTGTGGAATGATAATGTTTTCCAGCCGTTCGGGCGGGGGGTCGGGGGGCCTCGGCCGGCTCGGCGGCGCGGGCGCGCGGCCTCTCCGGGCGGTCCGCAACCTTGATGAACAGCAAGAGGCTATGCGGCACCCGGCCCGTCTTAAGGGCACCGATGCCGCCTTGGCTCAGTGGTAGAGCGACTCCTTGGTAAGGAGTAGGCCCCGGGTTCAATCCCCGGAGGCGGCTTGCCGGTCCCCGGACCGGGCGGGGGTTTTCCCGTGGCGAAGGTCCGGAAAGGAGGCGGTCGCAGGCGCGCCCGGGAGGAGGGCGCGGCGATCGCGGAGGCGCGCATCGCCCGGCTCGCGTCGCTCGCGGAGCGGGCGGCGCTCGACGGTTTTCTCGATCGCGCGGAGCGGTATCTCGATCTCGCGCGCCGCGTGGGGATGCGCCACCAGGTTTCCCTTCCGGGGGGCGTGAAACGCGCCCGCTGCGCGGGATGCGGCGCGTATCTCCTCGCAGGCGTCACGGCCCGCGTCCGCCTGCGCGGGGGCCGACGGGTGCAGACGTGCCTGCGGTGCGGTCGCGCGGCGCGTCTTCCGCTCGCGCGCGCCAGAGCGCGTCGCCCGAGGCCGCCGCGTGAGCAAGGAGCCGACGGACCGCGTCGCCGAGGCTCGCCCGCACGCGGTCGCGGCGGCTGATCTCGAGCGCCATCGCCGCGAGGGCGTCCCGGTCGCGCGGCCGGACCCGGACGTGGCAGCGCTTGCGTTCCTCGTTCATGGCCGTCGATCCACGCGCTTGGGCTTGGCCCTTCTCCCGCGATCCCAGCATCGCGTCGGGAGCCCGGCGGGCGACGACGTCGCGGCCGCGCCCTCCCGGCGCGCCACCACCTTCATATTGGACCGCACGGTTGGAGCCGCGTGCCCGAGACCCCCGCCCCCCTGTCGAGCCGCGACCGCGCCGCCCTCAAGGCCCGCGCGCAGGCCCTCGAGCCCGCCCTCCAGGTGGGGAAGGCGGGCGTGACGGACGCCCTCGTCGCGGAGATCGAGGCGCGTCTCGACCGCGAGGACCTCGTCAAGATCCGGCTCCTGAAGTCGGCGACCGAGGAGGCCGACCGCCACGCAGTCGCCGAGGACCTCGCGGCGCGCGCCGGGGCCCAGCTCGTCGAGGTGCGGGGCAATACAGTGGTCCTCTACCGCCGTTGAAACCGCGGAAAAGGCGGGTCCCGAACCCCCTCCCGGCCCCCGTTAAGCTTATTAAGGGGTCGCGCTTTTACGGCCTACCTGGCACCCTATTCTGGAGTGCCGCTGGTGATCTCATGACGACCGTCCAGGACGTTCCTGCCGAGCCGCTCATCCGAAACGCGGCCGGCAAGCTCAAGGCGATCCCCTCGGTGAAGGCCCCCGAGTGGTCCGCCTTCGTGACCACGGGCATCCACCGGGAGAAACCTCCCGTGGACAAGGAATGGTGGCACACCCGCGTGGCCGCCGTGCTGCGCAAGGTGTACCTCGAAGGCCCCATCGGGACGGAGCGCCTGCGCGCCCACTTCGGCGGCGCCCGCGACCGCGGCGCGAAGCCCAACCGCGCGAAGGCCGGCTCCGGGTCCATCGCCCGCGAGGCGCTCCAGCAGCTCGAGGCTGCGGGCCTCGTGGAGAACGTCAAGGGCGAGGGTCGCCGCGTGACCGCCAAGGGCCGGTCCTTCATGGACAACGCCGCGTACGAAGCCAAGAAGGAGCTCGTCGCGACGATCCCCGGCCTGGAGAAGTACTGATCCGCGAGGCGGCTCCTGCATGGGCGACGACGAGCTTGCGGAACTCCGCCGCCGGAAGATGGCGGAGCTGCAGGACCAGGCGCGCCGGGAGGAGCACCATGCGGCTCAGCGCGCGGAGATCGACGCCCAGAAGGCGGCGGTCCTCCGCGCGATCCTCGAGCCCGAGGCGCGCGAGCGGCTCGCGCGGGTGCGCATGACGCGCCCCGACGTGGCCGAGAGCCTCGAAAACCAGATCATCATCCTCGCGCAGCAGGGCCGCATCCGCGGCAAGATCGACGACGCGACGCTGCGCGACTTCCTTGCCCGGGTCTCCCCGAAAAGCAAGGACATCAAGATCGAACGACGGTGAAATCATGTCGACCAAGTCCCTGGGCAAGAAGACCCGCCTCGCGAAGGCGGGCAAGAGCAACCGCCGCGTGCCGGCCTGGATCATGCAGCGCACGGCCCGCCGGTTCACGAACCACCCGAAGCGCCACCACTGGCGCCGCAGCCACCTCCGGAGGGGTTGAGCCATGGCCGAATCGAACCAGGAGCTCGAGCGCATCTACAACATCCCGCTCCGCCGCGCCAAGCTCGCGCCGCGCACGATGCGCGCCAAGCGGGCCGTGACGGAGGTCAAGAACTTCCTCGCCCAGCACATGAAGACGGACGAGGAGAAGGTCTGGATCGACAACCCCGTCAACGAGGCCATCTGGGCGCGCGGCATCCAGAAGCCGCCCACGATGATCCGGGTCAAGGCGATCCGCTTCGAGGACGGCGTCGTCGAAGTCTCGCTCCCCGAAGCGTAGGCCGGGAGCGCGAAATCCGCCATGCCGATCGTCCAGCTCGAGTTCAACGGCAGCCCCTACCTCGGGGTCTTCGCCCGGGCATCCGAGAATCTTGCCGTCGTTCCCTCGGCCCTCGACGAAGCCGTCCGCCTCGAGCTCGGACGCGCCCTCGGCGTGGACGCGATTCCGCTCACGATCGGCGGATCCACCATCGTCGGTTCCGTTCTCGCGCTGAACGCCCGGGGGGCCGTCGTCGCGGATTTCGCAAGCGACGACGAGATCCAGCCGCTCCTCGACCGCGGGCTCACCGTCGCCCGCCTCCCGGGGAAGTTCAACGCGGCCGGCAACAACATCCTCGCGAACGACCGCGGCGCGATCGTGAATCCCGACCTCGGCGCGAGGGCCGTCGAGCTCGTCGCGAAGACGCTCGGCGTCGAAGCCGTGGCCGGGACGCTTGCGGGCCTGAAGACCGTCGGGAGCGCCGCCGTCGCGACGTCGAAGGGCGCGCTCTGCCACCCGAAGACGACCGAGCCCGAGATCGAGCTTCTCGAACGCGTCCTCGGCGTCGAGGCCGACATCGGCACCGTGAACCACGGCGCGCCCTACATCGGCGCGGGCATCGTGGCGACGTCGAAGGGCGCGGCCATCGGACGCGCCACGACGGGTCCCGAGATGAACCGCATCGAGGATGCGCTCAGGCTCTACTGATCACCGGCCGAAGATCTTCGCAAAGAGGCCCTTCTTCGGCTCCTTCTTCTCGCGGATCTCCTGGACCTTCACGCGGACCTCCTCCATCGAGGTCCCGCCGCTCTCGAGCTCCACGACCTTCTCCTTGTAGATCGGGACGTCGACGTGCCAGCCGTCCGAGAGCCGCACGAACGCGGTCGTCGCGCGCTCCTTGAGGAGGACCGCGTCCTGCGAGAGCGCGTCCATGATCTCCTCCTCGTCCTCATTCGCGCGCGCGGTGACGATCGGGAGGTTCTCGTGCACGCGCTCGCCCTGGATGACGCGCGCGCTCGTCGCGCGGTCGTGCAGCACGACGCGCACGGGAACGTAGGTTGCGTCGCCCGGGGACGGGGCGGCCATCGCCGCGGCCTCCGCCGCGTCGGAGCCGGCCGACGACGCACTCTCCTCGCGCGGCGCGCCCGCGAGGCGCTCGCCCGCGCGGGCGATGAAGGTCTCGAGGCGGGAAAGCGCGATCCCGGTCTTCTTCGAAAGCGACGCGGGGTCGGCGCCCGCGAGGTCCTCGGCCGTGGCCACGCCCGCCTCCTTGAGGCGCTTCTCGTACGCCGGTCCGATGCCCTCGATGTCGCTCAGGTCCACGCTCGCTTCACCTGGAATCTCGAAGGAGCCTGCGCGATAAAAAGCATGCGGCGCCGTCAGCGCCGCCAATCGATGACCTTCTTGATCGCGTCCGGGCCGGCATCCGCGAAGGCCGCCTCGAAGTCCTCGGGCGCGAACGTGTGCGTCACGACGCGCTCGAGCGCGCCGTTCCAGCGAGGCCGGATGTCTTCGAGCCGCGCCAACGCCTCCTCGTATTGCCCGCGGTGGCTGTTCACGCTCCCGACCAGGACCTGGTTGCGGAGCACCATGCGGCGCATGATGGCGTCCCCGTCGACGTCGAGGGGCGGCCGGTCGGACGGCACGCCGAGCATGACCATCACGCCGTTGCCCGCGAGCGTGTGGAGGGCGTCGAACACGACGCGCGGCGCGCCCGTCGCCTCGATGACGAGATCGAAACCGTCCACCTCCTCGGCGACGTCGCGGATGGACCGCTCGCGCGCGTTGACGTGCTCCGCGCCGACGTCCGCGAGGAGGCGCGCCGCGGCCGTCTCGTCGCCCGACCGGTCGAGGCCCCACACCTCCATTCCCTCGTCGCGCAGGAGGAGCGCCGCAAGCGACCCGAGGCTCCCCGTTCCCGCGACGAGCGCCCGACGTCCCGCGAAGCCGCCCTCGCGCTCGAACCACGGCACGCGCCGGGCGATGTGGCGCGCCGTGTCGAGCGCCTTGATCGCGACGCTCATCGGCTCCGCGAGGACGGCAAGGTCGCCGAGGGAGGCGGGCGCGGAAACGAGCGACGCGGCGTCGTCCGCGAAGGCGTCGCGCATGAAGCCGTCGAGGCCCTTGATGCCGTGCTCCGTGTAATCGTCCGTGGGGCAGTAGTCCGGCGTCCCGAGGCTGCACGCCTCGCACCCGCCGCACCCGTGCCTCACGACCGGCACGACGCGGTCGCCCTGCGCGAGGCCCGAACCCTCGGGCGCTTGGACGACCTCCGCGAGGCACTCGTGCCCGAGCACCCACCGCGCAGCGTCGCGCGGCGGCTCGCCCGCCTCGCCCGCGAGCACTTCCTCGTCCGTGCCGTCGATGCCTGTGAGGAGCGTCGCCAGGAGCGCCTCGCTAGGCGCGGGCCGCGGCGTTGCCCCCGTCGATAGCGAGAGCCGCCGCGTCGCAAGGTCGAGCGCGAGCGCGCGCGGCGCGTTCACCCGGTCGCGTGTCGTCCCGCGTTCGAGGCGTCCCGCGCCGCGCGCCATGCGCGCCCGTCGGGCGCACCGTGGATGAACGTGTCGCCACCCGGACGGGATGGGCGCGCGAGCGGTGCCGCATGGCGGCATGAGGCGGCGGAAGAGGCAGGCGGCGGCGATGGGCGATACGTCATCGCCGCCGCAAAACAAAGGCTGACCCTCACGGCGCGGTCGTGAGCCACGGGTCGTAGAGGACGGGGCCGCCCTTGATGATCGACCCGGAGCCTCCGGGGTTCCCGGTGACGCGCGGCCCGGACGGGTGGCCCCACCAGACGCCGCGCGCGTCGACGGGCGTCGTGGGCTCGCCGGCGATCTCCAGGATGCCGAGGATGCTCGATCCTGGCGTCTCGACCGCGTCGCAAGGGTGCAGGCGAAGGGCGCGCTGGGGACTCGAGAACACGGAATCCCGGAGGCTGACGTGCCCATCCGGCCAGCACATGACTTCCGCCCCGCGGACGGGTCCTTCGAACACGCTCGATCGGATGACGGCTTCATGGGCGGATAGGTACGCTCCCCTGTACTGTCCAGAGAACCGGCTCGAGTCGACCTCGATCCGCGATGCCAGGATGACGGTGTCGCGCGTGTTCGTGGTCTCCACGATGCTCATGTTGCCGGCCGTCCAGAAGACGGGGACGTTGAAGGCGCTGCCTTCGATCCGGACCTCGTCCCCGTGGAGTCCTGCCGCGCCGTTCGCGGGGATGGTCAGGTTGCGGACCGTGACGCGGCGCGCGTCCGAGACGTGGATCCAGCCGATGTCGTCGACGCGACCATCGAGGGTCACGTCGTCCTCCCCGATCGACTGGTAGGTGATCCGCCCGTCGATGGTGTTCGTGCGGGCCACCGTCACCTTGCCGACCCGCAGGGCCGTCTCGCACCCGTTGAGGGCATTGCCTTCGATGAGCGCTGGCCCGAACAGCACGGTGGCGCACGCTCGGGCGCGGATCGTATTGTCGGCCACGTGCACGAGCGCGGGGGCGGGGATGG contains the following coding sequences:
- a CDS encoding YhbY family RNA-binding protein — its product is MPETPAPLSSRDRAALKARAQALEPALQVGKAGVTDALVAEIEARLDREDLVKIRLLKSATEEADRHAVAEDLAARAGAQLVEVRGNTVVLYRR
- a CDS encoding translation initiation factor IF-6, with product MPIVQLEFNGSPYLGVFARASENLAVVPSALDEAVRLELGRALGVDAIPLTIGGSTIVGSVLALNARGAVVADFASDDEIQPLLDRGLTVARLPGKFNAAGNNILANDRGAIVNPDLGARAVELVAKTLGVEAVAGTLAGLKTVGSAAVATSKGALCHPKTTEPEIELLERVLGVEADIGTVNHGAPYIGAGIVATSKGAAIGRATTGPEMNRIEDALRLY
- a CDS encoding 50S ribosomal protein L39e; this encodes MMSTKSLGKKTRLAKAGKSNRRVPAWIMQRTARRFTNHPKRHHWRRSHLRRG
- a CDS encoding helix-hairpin-helix domain-containing protein, which encodes MAALTAPHAFYRAGSFEIPGEASVDLSDIEGIGPAYEKRLKEAGVATAEDLAGADPASLSKKTGIALSRLETFIARAGERLAGAPREESASSAGSDAAEAAAMAAPSPGDATYVPVRVVLHDRATSARVIQGERVHENLPIVTARANEDEEEIMDALSQDAVLLKERATTAFVRLSDGWHVDVPIYKEKVVELESGGTSMEEVRVKVQEIREKKEPKKGLFAKIFGR
- a CDS encoding right-handed parallel beta-helix repeat-containing protein — encoded protein: MIQGLTIVLPSLANMHHGDPPVAGALQFARTDVHVLVRDNLFIVEPGTVSVPFPGGPTWQPHDVELRASSIPAIFVRDASNVTVADNRFVRVGGSWGAVALDNARATRVVDNVFEAAQRSAIRSLDSAATIAGNAIAVIQHDAIVAAAIDIRNPAGATIVERNSIHAAGSRANAIDVRSEGSGIPIAIRSNTIVSEGGGLYVNTIPAPALVHVADNTIRARACATVLFGPALIEGNALNGCETALRVGKVTVARTNTIDGRITYQSIGEDDVTLDGRVDDIGWIHVSDARRVTVRNLTIPANGAAGLHGDEVRIEGSAFNVPVFWTAGNMSIVETTNTRDTVILASRIEVDSSRFSGQYRGAYLSAHEAVIRSSVFEGPVRGAEVMCWPDGHVSLRDSVFSSPQRALRLHPCDAVETPGSSILGILEIAGEPTTPVDARGVWWGHPSGPRVTGNPGGSGSIIKGGPVLYDPWLTTAP
- a CDS encoding 50S ribosomal protein L31e → MAESNQELERIYNIPLRRAKLAPRTMRAKRAVTEVKNFLAQHMKTDEEKVWIDNPVNEAIWARGIQKPPTMIRVKAIRFEDGVVEVSLPEA
- a CDS encoding 30S ribosomal protein S19e, giving the protein MTTVQDVPAEPLIRNAAGKLKAIPSVKAPEWSAFVTTGIHREKPPVDKEWWHTRVAAVLRKVYLEGPIGTERLRAHFGGARDRGAKPNRAKAGSGSIAREALQQLEAAGLVENVKGEGRRVTAKGRSFMDNAAYEAKKELVATIPGLEKY
- a CDS encoding alcohol dehydrogenase catalytic domain-containing protein, yielding MARGAGRLERGTTRDRVNAPRALALDLATRRLSLSTGATPRPAPSEALLATLLTGIDGTDEEVLAGEAGEPPRDAARWVLGHECLAEVVQAPEGSGLAQGDRVVPVVRHGCGGCEACSLGTPDYCPTDDYTEHGIKGLDGFMRDAFADDAASLVSAPASLGDLAVLAEPMSVAIKALDTARHIARRVPWFEREGGFAGRRALVAGTGSLGSLAALLLRDEGMEVWGLDRSGDETAAARLLADVGAEHVNARERSIRDVAEEVDGFDLVIEATGAPRVVFDALHTLAGNGVMVMLGVPSDRPPLDVDGDAIMRRMVLRNQVLVGSVNSHRGQYEEALARLEDIRPRWNGALERVVTHTFAPEDFEAAFADAGPDAIKKVIDWRR
- a CDS encoding DNA-binding protein, which encodes MGDDELAELRRRKMAELQDQARREEHHAAQRAEIDAQKAAVLRAILEPEARERLARVRMTRPDVAESLENQIIILAQQGRIRGKIDDATLRDFLARVSPKSKDIKIERR